A stretch of Myroides oncorhynchi DNA encodes these proteins:
- the arsB gene encoding ACR3 family arsenite efflux transporter, whose protein sequence is MKFLDRYLTLWIFIAMIIGVGVGYFYPAIQDVMASVTVGSTNIPLAIGLIVMMYPPLAKVDYSLLPKAFKDRKALTSSLVLNWVIGPVLMFILAIFFLRDQPDYMIGVILIGLARCIAMVLVWNDLAKGNKEYAAMLVALNSVFQVLFYSVYVWLFINVLPAKLGIANYDVQIDITAVVQSVLIYLGVPFLAGFLSRKYLVKYKGEQWYNHKFIPRISPFTLYALLFTILLMFSFKGQQVVELPMEVVRVGIPLVIYFVLMFAVSFWMNYRIKLPYDHNAAIAFTASGNNFELAIAIAISVFGIHSPQAFVGVIGPLVEVPVLIALVKLSLYWQKKYYKA, encoded by the coding sequence ATGAAGTTTTTAGATCGGTATCTGACCCTTTGGATCTTTATAGCGATGATCATCGGTGTGGGAGTAGGGTACTTTTATCCAGCCATACAAGATGTTATGGCCTCTGTCACGGTAGGAAGTACCAATATCCCATTGGCGATAGGGTTAATTGTGATGATGTATCCTCCATTGGCAAAGGTTGATTATAGTCTATTACCTAAAGCGTTTAAAGACAGGAAGGCATTGACTTCCTCTTTAGTCTTAAATTGGGTGATAGGACCAGTATTGATGTTTATATTAGCTATCTTTTTTTTGCGAGATCAACCTGATTATATGATCGGTGTTATCCTAATCGGATTGGCAAGATGTATAGCGATGGTCTTGGTTTGGAACGATTTGGCAAAGGGAAACAAAGAGTATGCAGCTATGTTAGTAGCTTTAAATAGCGTATTCCAAGTGTTGTTTTACAGTGTGTATGTTTGGTTGTTTATCAATGTTTTACCTGCCAAATTAGGTATAGCGAACTACGATGTACAGATCGATATTACAGCAGTAGTACAGAGTGTGTTAATCTACCTAGGAGTACCATTTTTAGCAGGATTCTTAAGTCGTAAATACTTGGTGAAATACAAAGGAGAGCAGTGGTATAATCACAAGTTTATTCCTCGTATATCGCCGTTTACGCTATATGCCTTGCTATTTACTATTCTGCTCATGTTCTCGTTTAAGGGACAGCAAGTAGTAGAGCTACCGATGGAAGTAGTCAGGGTAGGTATCCCTTTAGTTATCTATTTTGTCTTGATGTTTGCAGTCAGTTTTTGGATGAACTATCGTATTAAATTACCTTATGATCACAATGCTGCTATCGCTTTTACTGCTTCGGGAAACAACTTCGAATTAGCGATTGCCATTGCCATCTCAGTATTCGGAATTCACTCACCACAAGCTTTTGTAGGAGTAATCGGCCCTTTAGTAGAAGTCCCTGTTTTAATCGCATTAGTGAAGCTAAGCCTCTATTGGCAAAAGAAATATTACAAAGCTTAA
- a CDS encoding AraC family transcriptional regulator, protein MTNTNEIITYSQSPKALGGIYVKDHIHIDQKKSIINHTHRDDYYVISIITNGEMRMDCEMETFTALRNNILIVKPHQIHNVRHISDDFRGYLLGIQEYRIPNDINDLLYTLPDSQQLLNIKEDEMDMLATTFELMKKHTAVDSQHKTQIINGLFSTVLYSICSQTTHTQPVKELGTQSQPTVITGNFKRLITHQTHLNLPSYFANKLNITTAHLNDCVKKTTGHTVSYWLKKSILDEAKRLLYYTNKPVKEIAFNLGFEDHTYFSRMFKKLTYQTPLQFRDTVRA, encoded by the coding sequence ATGACTAATACTAATGAAATTATCACGTACAGCCAGTCTCCTAAAGCTTTAGGTGGTATTTATGTAAAAGATCATATCCATATAGATCAGAAGAAGTCTATCATTAACCATACGCATAGAGATGATTATTACGTAATATCTATTATTACTAATGGAGAGATGAGAATGGACTGTGAGATGGAGACATTCACTGCCTTACGCAATAACATACTTATCGTCAAACCTCATCAAATACACAACGTTAGACATATCAGTGATGACTTCAGAGGATATCTATTAGGCATACAAGAGTATAGAATACCTAATGACATCAATGATCTGCTATACACGCTACCAGATAGTCAACAACTTCTAAACATAAAAGAAGATGAGATGGATATGCTCGCTACTACTTTTGAATTAATGAAAAAGCACACTGCTGTAGATAGCCAACACAAAACTCAAATCATCAATGGTCTGTTCTCTACAGTACTATATAGCATCTGTTCTCAGACTACACATACGCAACCAGTAAAAGAATTGGGTACGCAGTCTCAACCAACTGTAATCACAGGTAACTTTAAACGTCTAATCACACATCAGACGCACTTAAACCTACCTTCTTACTTTGCAAATAAGTTGAACATAACCACTGCTCACCTTAATGACTGTGTAAAGAAAACAACGGGACATACTGTGAGTTATTGGCTAAAGAAATCTATTCTAGATGAAGCTAAACGCCTACTTTATTATACCAACAAGCCAGTTAAAGAGATTGCTTTTAACCTTGGTTTTGAAGATCATACCTATTTCTCACGTATGTTTAAAAAACTAACTTATCAGACCCCTCTACAATTTAGGGATACAGTGAGAGCCTAA
- a CDS encoding DUF4269 domain-containing protein, giving the protein MSNIDFRNLTYLKQGNVVQQRIGEVLEQYRIMETLKAFDPVLIGTFPIDIAIESSDLDIACCFEDREGFIQVVGIAFSSMQDYVLTEVIIASIPTVVVNFTIAEFPVELFAQAIAVNKQNGYRHMLIEHRILQVKDEVFRQEVIKLKELGIKTEPAFAQLLGLKGDPYKALLMYKNR; this is encoded by the coding sequence ATGAGTAATATTGATTTTAGAAACCTGACTTATTTAAAACAAGGTAATGTCGTACAACAGCGTATTGGTGAGGTACTTGAACAATATCGTATAATGGAGACACTTAAGGCTTTTGATCCTGTATTGATAGGAACCTTTCCTATTGATATTGCGATAGAGAGTAGTGATTTAGATATTGCTTGTTGTTTTGAAGATAGGGAAGGGTTTATTCAAGTAGTAGGAATAGCTTTTTCTTCTATGCAAGACTATGTACTGACAGAGGTGATTATTGCTAGTATACCTACTGTGGTTGTCAATTTTACGATAGCTGAGTTTCCTGTAGAGTTATTCGCTCAGGCTATCGCTGTAAATAAACAGAATGGCTACAGACATATGCTGATAGAACATAGGATTTTACAAGTTAAAGACGAGGTGTTTAGACAAGAAGTTATCAAGCTCAAAGAATTGGGAATAAAGACAGAACCTGCCTTTGCACAGTTGTTAGGATTAAAAGGAGATCCGTATAAAGCACTGTTAATGTATAAAAATAGATAG
- a CDS encoding GNAT family N-acetyltransferase: protein MKEIIETDRLIIRPLEEGDVEGMYLLDSDMRVQEYLGKKPIKSKEEALNTIRFIRKQYEDFGIGRWAVIEKETNTFIGWTGFKYLKDGPGGVAEYLDIGYRFIYDAWGKGYATETAKACLVYADKYLTVLPIHASSEVGNAGSRHVLEKVGFKVVDTLLDEGVPNFWYIRLV from the coding sequence ATGAAAGAAATAATAGAAACAGATAGGTTAATAATTCGCCCTTTAGAAGAAGGAGATGTAGAGGGGATGTATCTCTTAGATAGTGATATGCGTGTACAGGAATATTTAGGTAAGAAACCAATAAAAAGTAAAGAAGAGGCTCTTAATACAATACGTTTTATCAGAAAGCAATATGAGGATTTTGGAATTGGTAGATGGGCAGTGATAGAGAAAGAAACGAATACTTTTATCGGTTGGACTGGATTCAAATATTTAAAGGATGGACCAGGTGGGGTAGCAGAATATTTAGACATAGGATATCGCTTTATTTATGATGCGTGGGGAAAGGGATATGCTACTGAGACTGCAAAAGCTTGCTTGGTGTACGCGGATAAGTATTTGACTGTACTGCCTATACACGCTAGCTCTGAAGTAGGGAATGCTGGTTCTAGGCATGTGTTAGAAAAAGTTGGTTTTAAAGTAGTTGATACACTTTTAGATGAAGGTGTGCCAAATTTTTGGTATATTAGACTTGTATAA
- a CDS encoding Crp/Fnr family transcriptional regulator → MNMLIRLFEQYGYLSPMCKDALERNIQIIYKKKGEYLLKKGQLSGSLYVLEEGFVRGFYMHNDQEIDVWFVFEQMIMGSTYQMYKSKASLEFIQCMEDCVVYAIPNQVLFRFYKEYPELNLILRRATEDYCLQLEDRAFQLQTMSATERYHRLIKDLESDVHRIPLGNIASYLGISQETLSRIRRI, encoded by the coding sequence ATGAATATGTTGATTAGATTATTCGAGCAATATGGGTATTTATCTCCGATGTGTAAAGATGCACTAGAGAGAAATATTCAGATTATTTATAAGAAAAAAGGGGAGTACCTACTAAAGAAAGGTCAACTCTCGGGGAGTCTCTATGTATTAGAAGAAGGATTTGTGCGTGGATTCTATATGCATAATGACCAAGAGATAGATGTGTGGTTTGTATTCGAGCAGATGATTATGGGATCTACTTATCAGATGTATAAGAGCAAGGCATCTCTAGAGTTTATCCAATGTATGGAAGACTGTGTGGTATATGCTATTCCCAATCAAGTGTTGTTTCGTTTTTACAAAGAGTATCCTGAGCTCAACCTGATTTTGAGGAGAGCCACAGAAGATTATTGTTTGCAGTTAGAGGATAGGGCTTTTCAGTTACAGACGATGTCTGCTACAGAACGTTATCATCGATTAATTAAAGATTTAGAAAGCGATGTCCACCGCATCCCTCTTGGTAATATAGCGTCTTACTTGGGTATTTCGCAAGAGACATTAAGCAGAATTAGACGAATTTGA
- a CDS encoding TlpA family protein disulfide reductase, with translation MKKIFIAIALVAVSFASCKEETQKTEEVTTTLADETTATPEVEQVKDTTAFAQRALEQEFAELDGKAITLQQILEQQKGKAIVIDVWAAWCPDCIKAVPTMKEIKKEFPNVVFVNLSLDKTEEAWKEAIKKYGIEGLQYYSKEGKGMKGDFGKSLDLNWIPRYIVVDKEGNIAYYNATEKNFDQIKDLLKKIQ, from the coding sequence ATGAAAAAAATATTTATTGCCATCGCTCTTGTAGCTGTATCATTTGCTTCTTGTAAAGAAGAAACACAAAAAACAGAAGAAGTTACAACTACACTTGCTGATGAAACTACTGCTACACCTGAGGTAGAGCAAGTAAAAGACACAACTGCTTTCGCTCAAAGAGCTTTAGAACAAGAGTTCGCTGAACTAGATGGTAAAGCCATTACGTTACAACAAATCCTTGAGCAACAAAAAGGAAAGGCTATTGTTATTGATGTTTGGGCTGCTTGGTGTCCTGACTGTATCAAAGCAGTACCTACAATGAAAGAAATCAAAAAAGAATTTCCTAATGTAGTTTTCGTAAACCTTTCTTTAGATAAAACAGAAGAAGCATGGAAAGAAGCAATAAAGAAATACGGTATAGAAGGACTACAATATTACTCTAAAGAAGGAAAAGGGATGAAAGGTGACTTCGGTAAGTCATTAGACTTAAACTGGATCCCTCGTTATATCGTAGTTGATAAAGAAGGAAATATAGCATACTATAATGCTACTGAAAAGAACTTCGACCAAATAAAAGACTTACTTAAAAAAATTCAATAA
- a CDS encoding class I SAM-dependent methyltransferase, with product MDTEHNYINVNKKTWNEKVEIHVDSEFYNMKDFLVGETSLNEIELNLLGDVRGKKILHLQCHFGQDTISLARMGAEVTGVDLSDKAIAKGQEVAEQLGVDVRFICSDVYQLPEVLKEQFDIVYTSYGVIGWLPDMNKWGEIVAKFVKLGGKFVFVEFHPLIWMYDYDFTKIEYSYFNVEAIVETEIGTYADTSAESEFNTVNWNHSIADVVQGIVNNQLQIATFEEHNYSPYPCFNHVVEIAPKKYQIKPFGDKAPLVYAIVAKQSL from the coding sequence ATGGATACAGAGCACAATTATATAAATGTAAATAAGAAAACTTGGAATGAGAAGGTAGAGATACATGTTGATTCTGAGTTCTATAATATGAAAGACTTCTTAGTAGGGGAGACTTCTCTAAACGAAATAGAGTTGAATCTATTAGGAGATGTTAGAGGGAAGAAGATTCTGCACTTGCAGTGTCATTTTGGTCAGGATACTATTTCCTTAGCGAGAATGGGAGCGGAGGTAACAGGCGTTGATTTGTCTGATAAGGCGATTGCTAAAGGGCAAGAAGTGGCAGAGCAGTTAGGAGTAGATGTACGTTTTATCTGTAGTGATGTGTATCAACTTCCAGAGGTATTAAAGGAGCAGTTTGATATCGTCTATACCAGTTATGGCGTGATCGGATGGCTACCTGATATGAACAAATGGGGAGAGATAGTAGCTAAGTTTGTCAAGCTAGGTGGGAAGTTCGTTTTTGTGGAGTTTCATCCTTTGATTTGGATGTATGATTATGACTTTACCAAGATAGAATACTCTTATTTTAATGTTGAGGCTATCGTTGAAACAGAGATTGGTACATATGCAGACACATCTGCTGAATCGGAGTTTAATACTGTCAATTGGAATCACAGTATCGCTGATGTAGTACAGGGAATAGTTAATAATCAATTGCAAATTGCTACGTTCGAGGAGCATAATTATTCGCCTTATCCGTGTTTTAATCACGTGGTAGAGATAGCGCCTAAGAAATATCAGATCAAACCGTTCGGAGATAAAGCACCTTTAGTATATGCTATCGTAGCTAAGCAAAGCTTATAA
- a CDS encoding IS4 family transposase, protein MTNVTLFSQIIQKLDRSKFKKIVKERQTDKHNKGFDSWSHLISMLFCHFARSKSVRDISNGLRSATGNLNHLGLTIAPSKSSVSYQNKKRSHELFKEYYFALLESLGQHPKFKQVKFRIKSKILLLDSTTISLCLSIFDWAKYKTNKGAVKMHTLLDFDGNLPAYINITNGKTADNKGAYDIPLLKGSVIVADRFYNDFSLLNVWDSKQVFFVIRHKEYLKFETIKELELPENRHQNILKDELISLTNTRSKQIYPKKLRRVAVWDEQNNQAIELITNQFSWTANTISELYKSRWMVEIFFRDLKQLLHIKSFVGTSENAVMIQIWTALITILILKALRAQSKFKWHLSNLVAFIRLNLFVKIQLQLWLDNPLNEVEKPPPKLQQGILF, encoded by the coding sequence ATGACAAATGTAACTTTATTTTCTCAAATAATCCAAAAATTAGATCGTTCAAAGTTTAAGAAAATAGTAAAGGAAAGGCAAACAGATAAACACAACAAGGGTTTTGATAGTTGGAGTCATTTAATCTCTATGTTATTTTGCCATTTTGCTCGAAGTAAATCTGTTCGTGATATTAGTAATGGACTTCGCTCTGCTACCGGAAACTTAAATCATTTAGGTTTAACTATAGCACCATCTAAATCATCAGTCAGTTATCAGAATAAAAAAAGATCCCATGAGCTCTTTAAAGAATACTATTTTGCTTTGCTCGAAAGTTTAGGACAGCATCCCAAGTTTAAGCAGGTGAAGTTCCGAATCAAGTCAAAAATCCTGTTATTAGACTCCACAACAATATCTCTGTGTTTAAGCATCTTTGATTGGGCAAAATACAAGACTAATAAAGGTGCTGTTAAAATGCATACACTCCTTGATTTTGATGGGAATTTACCGGCTTATATTAATATTACAAATGGTAAAACGGCTGATAATAAAGGGGCTTATGATATCCCATTACTCAAAGGCAGTGTTATAGTTGCTGATCGATTCTACAATGATTTTAGCCTTTTAAATGTTTGGGACAGCAAACAAGTATTCTTTGTGATTAGACATAAAGAATACTTGAAATTTGAAACTATTAAGGAATTAGAACTTCCAGAGAACAGGCATCAAAACATCCTAAAAGATGAGTTAATTAGCTTAACTAATACAAGGTCAAAGCAGATATATCCGAAAAAATTAAGGCGTGTAGCAGTGTGGGATGAGCAAAATAATCAGGCCATTGAACTCATTACCAATCAATTTTCTTGGACTGCAAATACTATAAGTGAATTGTATAAAAGTAGATGGATGGTAGAAATATTCTTTAGAGATTTAAAGCAGCTACTACATATTAAATCTTTTGTTGGAACATCTGAAAACGCTGTGATGATACAAATTTGGACGGCGTTAATTACCATTTTAATACTAAAAGCATTGCGGGCACAGTCTAAATTCAAGTGGCATTTATCCAATTTAGTAGCTTTTATAAGATTAAACCTCTTTGTGAAAATTCAGCTGCAATTATGGCTCGATAATCCACTAAATGAAGTAGAAAAGCCACCTCCTAAATTACAACAGGGGATTCTGTTTTAA
- the tpiA gene encoding triose-phosphate isomerase has product MRHSIVAGNWKMHKTYAETHTLLDELIEKLPSGKEVEVIVAPTFVNLASAVAHLEGTNVQVSAQNMHQAEGGAFTGEISAQMLTAIGVETVIIGHSERRHFFNETDAVLADKVNTALRHNMRVIYCIGEELKDRENKQFLNVIFNQLRDGLFHLTKEQWSNIVIAYEPVWAIGTGMTASPEQAQEIHAFIRQEIDRKYDKSVAENTSILYGGSVKPSNAQEIFSKPDVDGGLIGGAALVADDFIAIVNAAN; this is encoded by the coding sequence ATGAGACATTCAATCGTTGCAGGTAACTGGAAGATGCATAAGACTTATGCAGAGACACACACTCTATTAGATGAGTTAATCGAAAAATTACCTTCAGGAAAAGAAGTTGAAGTTATCGTAGCTCCAACTTTTGTGAACTTAGCTAGTGCTGTAGCTCATTTAGAAGGAACTAATGTACAAGTATCTGCTCAGAATATGCACCAAGCGGAAGGCGGGGCTTTCACAGGTGAAATATCTGCTCAGATGCTTACAGCTATTGGAGTAGAGACTGTTATCATTGGGCACTCTGAGAGAAGACACTTCTTTAACGAAACTGACGCTGTATTAGCTGATAAGGTAAATACTGCTTTACGTCATAATATGCGTGTGATCTACTGTATCGGTGAAGAGCTTAAAGACAGGGAGAACAAACAGTTCTTAAACGTTATCTTTAACCAACTAAGAGATGGGCTATTCCACCTTACGAAAGAACAGTGGAGTAATATCGTTATCGCATATGAACCTGTATGGGCTATCGGAACAGGGATGACTGCTTCTCCTGAACAAGCACAAGAGATTCACGCATTTATCCGTCAAGAAATTGACAGAAAATACGACAAGTCTGTAGCTGAGAATACTTCTATCTTATACGGAGGAAGTGTAAAACCTAGTAATGCGCAAGAGATCTTCTCTAAGCCTGATGTAGACGGTGGTCTTATCGGTGGTGCTGCTCTAGTGGCTGATGACTTCATCGCTATCGTAAACGCTGCTAACTAA
- a CDS encoding ArsR/SmtB family transcription factor, translating into MGVTKAELFSEKKNRLANMFKVLAHPARLAILQYIINQKACICNDLVEELGLAQATISQHLKELKNSGIIKGNIEGKSVCYCIDEVVWNEFAQEFGLFFAQSIQKNECC; encoded by the coding sequence ATGGGAGTTACGAAAGCAGAGTTATTTAGTGAGAAAAAGAATCGTTTAGCCAATATGTTTAAGGTGTTAGCGCATCCAGCGCGTTTGGCGATATTACAGTATATCATTAACCAAAAGGCGTGTATCTGTAATGATTTAGTAGAGGAGTTAGGTCTAGCGCAGGCGACTATCTCTCAACATCTAAAAGAGCTAAAAAACAGCGGAATCATAAAGGGAAATATTGAAGGCAAGTCAGTATGCTACTGCATCGATGAGGTGGTGTGGAATGAGTTTGCACAAGAGTTTGGTTTATTCTTCGCACAATCAATTCAAAAGAACGAATGCTGTTAG
- a CDS encoding AAA family ATPase, whose protein sequence is MKIPPFYIFTGGPGSGKTTLLNALQTKGYTVMAEVGRAIIQREQVKDSDVLPWANRQLFYEAMLEQSIADYRQRTTDAVVLWDRGIIDSIGYAVLEGLDISKEQHQLASSLPYMPTVFIFPPWEEIYTQDKERKQDMTIAINTYEVMKITYQKYGYRVVEVPTGTVNERVNFVIQILEQEEDERNNRNR, encoded by the coding sequence ATGAAAATACCGCCATTTTATATATTTACGGGAGGACCAGGTAGTGGAAAGACTACACTTCTCAATGCCTTACAAACGAAAGGATACACTGTAATGGCTGAGGTAGGCAGAGCAATTATCCAACGGGAACAAGTAAAGGATAGTGATGTGTTACCTTGGGCGAATAGACAGTTATTTTATGAAGCAATGTTGGAGCAGTCTATAGCTGATTATAGACAACGTACCACAGATGCAGTAGTGCTGTGGGATAGAGGGATAATCGATAGTATAGGGTATGCTGTTTTAGAAGGACTTGATATAAGTAAAGAACAGCATCAACTCGCTTCTAGTCTCCCATATATGCCAACTGTATTTATCTTTCCGCCGTGGGAAGAGATTTATACTCAAGATAAAGAACGCAAACAGGATATGACTATAGCGATTAATACTTACGAAGTAATGAAAATAACGTATCAAAAATACGGTTATAGGGTAGTAGAAGTGCCTACAGGAACTGTCAATGAGCGAGTGAATTTCGTGATTCAGATATTAGAACAAGAAGAAGATGAAAGAAATAATAGAAACAGATAG
- a CDS encoding ABC transporter permease, whose protein sequence is MLSYFLKKLLYAFFTLFGVVTVVFFLFNVLPGDPARMMLDQNENSEQLLAIKKKYGFDQPKGRQYLLYLNDLSPLSIHSQTAGDYSYNAENKYTGTVLFSISNYDLMLKTPYLRESFQKSGKKVSSILAETLPNTILLATLAICIALFFGVFLGVISALYKNTWLDKTIAIISTFGMSIPSFFSAILFAWIFGYILHSYTGLSMTGSLYEVDDFGEGRHLVLKNAILPSVVLGIRPLAVVIQLMKNTLLEVLNQDYIRTAKAKGLSTAQIIYKHALKNSLNPVVTALSGWFASMLAGAVFVEYIFGWNGLGKEIVDALNTLDLPVIMGAVLIISSSFVIITILVDLIYAYLDPRIKLN, encoded by the coding sequence TTGTTAAGTTACTTTTTAAAAAAACTATTATACGCTTTCTTCACTTTATTTGGTGTAGTTACGGTAGTGTTCTTTTTGTTTAACGTCCTACCTGGTGATCCTGCTAGAATGATGCTTGACCAAAATGAGAATTCAGAACAACTACTTGCTATCAAAAAGAAGTATGGCTTTGACCAACCAAAAGGAAGACAGTATCTCTTATATCTAAACGATTTATCTCCTCTCTCTATACACAGTCAGACAGCAGGTGATTATAGCTATAACGCAGAGAATAAATATACAGGTACAGTGTTATTTAGCATTAGCAACTATGATCTAATGCTAAAAACACCTTACCTAAGAGAAAGCTTTCAGAAGAGTGGTAAGAAAGTAAGTAGTATACTTGCTGAGACCTTACCTAACACAATACTTCTAGCAACTTTAGCTATATGCATAGCCTTGTTCTTTGGGGTATTTTTAGGAGTCATCTCTGCTTTGTATAAAAACACTTGGCTTGATAAAACTATTGCTATTATCAGTACATTCGGGATGAGTATCCCTTCTTTTTTTAGTGCTATCCTATTTGCTTGGATATTCGGATATATCTTACACAGCTACACAGGACTATCAATGACAGGGAGCCTATATGAAGTAGATGACTTCGGAGAAGGAAGACACTTAGTACTTAAGAATGCGATATTGCCATCTGTAGTACTCGGTATTAGACCACTAGCAGTAGTAATCCAATTAATGAAAAATACACTCTTAGAAGTCCTAAATCAAGATTATATACGCACCGCTAAAGCTAAAGGATTGAGTACAGCACAGATTATCTATAAACACGCGTTAAAAAACTCTTTAAACCCTGTGGTTACAGCCTTATCTGGATGGTTTGCCTCTATGCTTGCAGGAGCAGTATTTGTAGAGTATATCTTCGGATGGAATGGATTGGGTAAAGAAATAGTTGATGCATTAAATACGTTAGACTTACCTGTTATTATGGGGGCTGTACTTATTATCTCTTCTTCTTTCGTAATCATTACTATTTTAGTAGATTTGATATACGCTTATCTAGACCCTAGAATCAAGTTAAATTAA
- a CDS encoding FAD-binding oxidoreductase yields the protein MPKIPKLIGTIVKTAWSKMFITVTVTQKEQISTELLRIRFEANLSNSKYEIGQAILMQISDTEYRNYTPSAFNKEEGYFNVLFHQKAKGPGTTFFREVAIGAKLTSSLPRGQNVYDENTYYHFFYGDDTCIGFCQALQEEMKKNNHKLEGILELSDNAIPYANDYLPYMEYIEKSDDKEVYPAVDYLESIDTYRWNKIMHGQFYLMGNSKSIQKFRKALRAKGVSANNIITQPFWAEGKVGL from the coding sequence ATGCCGAAGATACCAAAACTAATAGGAACTATAGTAAAGACTGCTTGGAGCAAGATGTTTATCACTGTTACTGTCACTCAAAAAGAACAAATAAGTACTGAACTGTTGAGAATACGCTTTGAAGCAAACCTATCTAATTCAAAGTATGAGATAGGACAAGCTATACTAATGCAGATATCAGATACAGAATATAGAAACTATACACCTAGTGCTTTTAATAAAGAAGAGGGGTACTTCAATGTGCTTTTTCATCAGAAAGCTAAAGGTCCGGGAACAACCTTTTTTAGAGAAGTAGCCATCGGAGCAAAGCTAACGTCTAGTCTACCTAGAGGTCAGAATGTCTATGATGAAAATACCTATTATCATTTTTTCTATGGGGATGATACTTGTATTGGTTTTTGCCAAGCATTACAAGAAGAAATGAAAAAAAACAATCACAAACTAGAGGGTATACTTGAGTTGAGTGATAATGCAATACCATATGCCAACGACTATTTACCTTATATGGAGTACATCGAGAAATCAGATGATAAAGAAGTATATCCTGCAGTTGATTATCTAGAATCTATAGATACTTATCGTTGGAATAAGATTATGCACGGACAATTTTACCTTATGGGTAATAGTAAAAGTATACAGAAGTTCAGAAAGGCACTTAGAGCAAAAGGAGTGTCTGCCAATAATATCATCACACAGCCTTTTTGGGCGGAAGGAAAAGTTGGGCTATAA
- a CDS encoding DUF6428 family protein yields the protein MRLSEVKQALTTMQNVVFKLEEGSTVPAHFHITEVGQIDKNFIDCGGTIRKEQKVSFQLWIAEDYDHQLKAEKLLHIIELSERLLSIQDAEVEVEYQQSTIGKYNLALDTVNNAFVLTNTLTACLAEDACGIPVSKTKVALSSLSETSCCTPQSGCCSDEK from the coding sequence ATGAGGTTATCAGAAGTAAAACAGGCATTAACAACAATGCAAAACGTAGTATTTAAGTTAGAAGAAGGAAGTACAGTTCCCGCACATTTCCACATTACTGAAGTTGGGCAAATAGATAAGAACTTTATCGACTGTGGAGGTACTATCCGAAAAGAGCAGAAAGTAAGCTTTCAACTGTGGATAGCAGAAGATTATGATCACCAACTCAAAGCAGAGAAATTACTACATATAATAGAGTTGTCTGAGCGATTATTAAGTATCCAAGATGCTGAGGTAGAAGTAGAATACCAACAATCAACTATCGGTAAGTATAACTTGGCATTAGATACAGTGAATAACGCATTTGTATTGACTAACACACTTACAGCTTGTTTAGCAGAAGATGCGTGTGGTATACCAGTGTCCAAAACTAAAGTTGCGTTGTCTTCGCTTAGTGAAACATCTTGTTGTACTCCTCAAAGCGGTTGTTGTTCTGATGAGAAATAA
- a CDS encoding DMT family transporter — protein sequence MKNFIFLFIAICCEVVGTSALKASNEFTQLWPSVLTIVMYAAAFYCLSLTLRSIPVGVAYAIWSGVGIVLVTLVAVVLYNQKPDLPAIVGLGLIIAGVVVINVFSKMSAH from the coding sequence ATGAAGAATTTCATCTTTTTGTTCATAGCGATTTGCTGTGAAGTAGTGGGGACAAGTGCGTTGAAGGCATCTAATGAGTTTACGCAGTTGTGGCCTAGTGTATTGACTATTGTGATGTACGCGGCTGCATTTTATTGTTTGAGTTTGACCTTGCGCAGTATTCCTGTTGGAGTGGCGTATGCGATATGGTCGGGGGTAGGAATAGTATTAGTAACTTTGGTGGCTGTTGTACTGTATAATCAGAAACCAGATTTGCCTGCGATAGTAGGTTTAGGGCTGATTATAGCAGGAGTAGTAGTAATCAATGTGTTCTCTAAAATGAGTGCACATTAG